The Salvia splendens isolate huo1 chromosome 21, SspV2, whole genome shotgun sequence genome includes a window with the following:
- the LOC121783493 gene encoding probable pectate lyase 22 yields the protein MSIVLLLVCLTLLAHASTFSARPVMHDASQPTRWRSMKNMTEGAGAGSATCRTGNPIDDCWRCDPDWETNRKVLADCGIGFGRGAIGGRDGEFYVVTTEEDDPREPRQGMLRHAVIQSEPLWIIFERDMSITLKEELMMNSYKTIDGRGFNIEMANGPCITIQGVTNIIIHGIYIHDCVQGGNAVVTDGPQHYELRGISDGDGISIFGARDVWIDHCTLSHCHDGLIDIVSGSTAITVSNNYMFRHNEVMLMGHSDDYVADKKMQVTIAFNYFGEGLVQRMPRCRHGYFHVVNNVYTGWEMYAIGGSANPTINSQGNVFIAADDDHTKEVTKRESSPGDEEWKSWNWRSEGDLLLNGARFIASGNATAATYAKASSMVARPASLLTSIIPAAGVVNCRIGQPC from the exons ATGTCAATAGTCTTGTTACTCGTGTGCCTTACCCTGCTTGCGCATGCTTCCACATTCTCCGCACGGCCGGTGATGCATGACGCGTCCCAACCTACCCGATG GAGGTCAATGAAGAACATGACAGAAGGGGCCGGGGCAGGGTCGGCCACGTGCAGGACAGGCAACCCGATCGACGACTGCTGGCGGTGCGACCCAGACTGGGAGACGAATCGGAAAGTGCTAGCGGACTGCGGGATCGGGTTCGGGCGCGGCGCGATCGGGGGGCGGGACGGGGAGTTTTACGTGGTGACGACCGAGGAGGACGACCCACGGGAACCGAGGCAGGGGATGCTGAGGCACGCGGTGATCCAGAGCGAGCCATTGTGGATAATCTTCGAGCGCGACATGAGCATTACCCTGAAGGAGGAGCTGATGATGAACTCGTACAAGACCATAGACGGGAGAGGGTTCAACATCGAGATGGCCAACGGTCCGTGCATAACAATACAAGGTGTGACTAACATTATCATTCACGGTATTTACATACACGACTGTGTCCAGGGCGGGAACGCCGTCGTGACGGACGGCCCGCAGCATTACGAGCTGCGGGGGATCTCTGACGGGGACGGGATCTCGATATTTGGAGCCCGCGACGTGTGGATTGACCATTGCACCCTCTCGCACTGCCACGATGGACTCATCGACATAGTCTCCGGATCCACGGCCATCACCGTGTCCAACAACTACATGTTTCGCCACAATGAAGTGATGCTTATGGGGCATAGTGATGATTATGTAGCAGATAAGAAGATGCAGGTCACTATTGCTTTTAACTACTTTGGGGAAGGTCTGGTTCAAAGAATGCCCAg GTGTAGGCATGGCTACTTTCATGTTGTGAACAATGTATACACTGGGTGGGAGATGTACGCGATTGGGGGAAGTGCTAATCCGACGATCAATAGCCAGGGCAACGTGTTCATCGCGGCTGACGACGATCATACAAAAGAG GTGACGAAAAGGGAAAGCAGCCCGGGAGATGAGGAGTGGAAGAGCTGGAATTGGAGATCGGAGGGAGATCTTTTGTTGAACGGAGCACGATTCATAGCTTCTGGAAATGCAACAGCGGCGACCTACGCTAAAGCCTCGAGCATGGTTGCAAGACCAGCTTCGCTTTTAACTAGTATAATACCGGCGGCAGGAGTTGTCAATTGCAGAATTGGCCAACCCTGCTAG
- the LOC121783330 gene encoding uncharacterized protein LOC121783330 isoform X2 → MDPSLAQSASSAEDEWDTDGFVIPSLEIEDTDQNKTDIPKVEDTKLIKVEAAKEEEHIYLGPHGAPPSQVKQQEQKSSSRKQRFKQKLKEADRVYSGSGRENKVDSLRELVGEGGKMQATVSKNSTRDWLDPHCHESQFERKHVH, encoded by the exons ATGGACCCTTCCCTCGCGCAATCCGCTTCTTCCGCCGAAGATGAGTGGG ACACTGATGGATTTGTAATTCCAAGCTTGGAAATCGAAGATACAGATCAAAACAAAACCGATATCCCAAAAGTAGAAGACACTAAGCTGATCAAAGTTGAG GCTGCAAAGGAAGAAGAGCATATATACCTCGGACCACACGGAGCTCCTCCATCCCAAGTAAAACAGCAGGAACAGAAGTCTTCTAGCCGCAAACAGAGGTTCAAGCAGAAACTCAAGGAAGCCGATAGAGTATACAGTGGAAGCGGGCGAGAGAATAAGGTGGACAGTTTAAGGGAGCTTGTAGGTGAGGGAGGGAAAATGCAGGCGACCGTGTCGAAGAATTCTACTAGGGATTGGCTCGACCCCCACTGTCATGAGTCGCAGTTTGAGAGAAAGCATGTACACTAA
- the LOC121784337 gene encoding uncharacterized protein LOC121784337 — MPEVESVPDVVEVMPQVEAIPQSIPNGVEVVVDVGEVGGEDSHAHVQEDVLGSSCVGDETVGLNAVEDVYQPVMDNISQPQADIPVDSSFFPIVEDISHEEFMAEFQTPVQETAPATVEPDAAEPTVGEQQPEQQREQQRTVEAETEQQGSGQQIGEDSGGSKKWRKYSHVEDQRNSTDANPLREQETTDELQDMQDLEDFEGLRKKGIKYTPFKLTNELPVWKSGDIFKNREFFYKVIRQYAIMTRRRVHVRKNDGKRPRAICRGKAYEWYVYARKIETHNNTDYVVVNMQRDHAQTCSQVLDQRWLTSKWLAERYMEKIKANPHIPLAAIRQCVDEEFGLTVGRMKAYRARESALEGIFGKSGRQYRRLFDYKSELERTHPSSSVHIHYENFRDPEAEGLKFLRFYCCLGPLKNGWTRFCRPIIFLDSCFLRGMYRGQLMTAMWIDPNNGWWPIAWAVTEAESYDQWKLFLAYLSEDLHIHENAPRFVFMSDQQKCLAKAIVEDFPQSEHRFCVQHIYNNFKKRLIGENFKELLWELASSTTHEQYVERMDALRIIYPQAHQYLFGVAPKEKWMKAYFSTHVCCDVILNNICETFNSKIAIARELAIITMLEEIRTSQMERIQIRGQWIRTYDHALPPVIKEIVNKLSWQLTGIPCTHAIATINKNGKDVSEYVSRYYLRSTMSILYENVLFPINGMDNWPKNSDVGFKLAPPKDKATAWTAKEIKV; from the exons ATGCCAGAAGTTGAATCAGTCCCAGATGTTGTTGAAGTTATGCCACAAGTTGAAGCTATACCACAATCAATACCAAATGGTGTTGAAGTTGTGGTAGATGTTGGAGAAGTTGGAGGAGAAGACTCCCATGCACACGTGCAAGAG GATGTACTTGGTTCGTCATGCGTTGGAGATGAAACTGTTGGTCTCAATGCAGTAGAAGATGTGTACCAACCGGTCATGGACAACATCTCTCAACCTCAGGCGGACATACCGGTTGACAGTTCATTCTTCCCGATTGTTGAGGACATTAGCCATGAAGAGTTCATGGCCGAATTTCAAACCCCTGTGCAAGAGACAGCTCCAGCTACTGTAGAGCCAGATGCAGCCGAACCAACTGTAGGGGAA CAACAACCGGAACAACAAAGGGAACAGCAGCGGACTGTGGAAGCGGAGACCGAACAACAGGGGTCTGGACAACAGATTGGTGAGGACAGTGGAGGGTCCAAGAAATGGCGAAAATATTCCCATGTTGAAGACCAACGGAACTCGACGGATGCAAACCCTCTACGCGAGCAAGAAACAACGGATGAGCTACAAGATATGCAGGATCTTGAGGATTTTGAGGGGTTGAGGAAAAAGGGTATAAAGTACACCCCATTCAAGCTGACCAATGAGCTTCCAGTTTGGAAGTCGGGTGACATTTTTAAGAATCGAGAATTCTTCTACAAGGTCATTCGCCAGTACGCGATAATGACCAGACGACGTGTCCATGTACGCAAAAATGATGGCAAGAGACCGCGTGCCATTTGTAGAGGCAAGGCATATGAATGGTATGTGTATGCAAGGAAGATCGAAACCCACAACAACACCGATTATGTGGTTGTGAATATGCAGAGAGATCATGCTCAAACGTGCTCGCAAGTGTTGGATCAAAGATGGCTCACGTCCAAGTGGCTAGCTGAGCGTTACATGGAGAAAATCAAAGCTAATCCCCACATTCCATTGGCAGCTATACGGCAGTGTGTAGATGAGGAGTTCGGGCTGACAGTTGGTAGGATGAAGGCATACCGCGCAAGAGAAAGTGCACTAGAAGGTATCTTTGGCAAGTCGGGCCGCCAATACCGGAGACTGTTCGATTACAAATCTGAATTGGAACGAACACATCCTAGTTCCAGTGTGCATATACACTACGAAAACTTCAGGGATCCTGAAGCTGAGGGTCTGAAATTCCTGAGGTTTTACTGTTGCCTTGGGCCGTTAAAAAATGGTTGGACGCGGTTTTGCCGTCCAATTATTTTCTTGGATTCCTGTTTCTTGAGAGGTATGTACCGAGGCCAACTTATGACGGCCATGTGGATTGATCCAAACAACGGTTGGTGGCCTATTGCGTGGGCTGTGACTGAGGCAGAGAGCTACGATCAATGGAAATTGTTTCTTGCCTACCTCTCAGAAGACCTTCACATACATGAGAATGCACCAAGATTCGTCTTCATGTCTGATCAGCAAAAG TGTCTTGCAAAAGCTATCGTTGAGGATTTCCCACAGAGCGAGCATCGCTTCTGTGTTCAGCACATctacaacaacttcaagaagagATTAATTGgcgaaaatttcaaggaattACTGTGGGAGCTTGCATCCAGTACAACCCACGAACAGTACGTGGAGAGGATGGATGCGTTGCGGATTATATATCCCCAAGCGCATCAATACCTATTCGGTGTTGCTCCAAAAGAAAAATGGATGAAGGCATATTTCTCGACACATGTTTGTTGTGATGTTATCCTCAACAATATCTGCGAGACCTTTAATTCGAAGATAGCAATTGCTCGCGAGTTGGCCATCATCACAATGTTAGAGGAGATCCGGACTAGTCAAATGGAGAGGATTCAGATCAGAGGCCAGTGGATCAGGACGTACGATCACGCATTGCCGCCCGTTATCAAAGAGATTGTGAATAAGTT ATCATGGCAGCTGACAGGGATCCCGTGCACTCATGCCATCGCTACAATTAACAAGAATGGGAAGGATGTATCAGAGTATGTATCCCGCTATTATTTGCGGTCCACAATGTCGATTCTGTACGAGAATGTCTTGTTCCCAATCAATGGGATGGATAATTGGCCCAAGAATTCTGACGTTGGATTCAAACTGGCACCCCCCAAGGACAAAGCGACAGCGTGGACGGCCAAAGAAATTAAGGTGTGA
- the LOC121784998 gene encoding titin homolog: MGEEGALPEKVEPVGNGKVEVLEKANVEGKAEGVEDNKGEQPDTVTEMEEDKPDEEKTEAQQMDVDKEEANGEKAEGETVTKGGRAEETEKQEEAEADEEKEETLKDDGGKEDVKDEKMGEEAEEDTEKVTEEKVEEDDGSKDVGDKPEELKEGKGSKKRPRSKTGGRRSDKTTKKEPAEVKKETEKVEKEQTTPTPKKTKEPKTSVGKKEIEPKTPSAFSLERPVRERKSVERLVATIEKDASKDFRIEKGRGTALKDIPNVAYKLSRKKTEETFKVLHTILFGRRGKAAQVKHNISRFSGFVWHDNEEKQMNKVKEKLDKFVKEKLIEFCDVLDIPISKTSAKKEDIIVKLMEFFMEPHATTSDLLAEKEQGTKRKRSSKPASGSATPTKGSVKSQKKVESDSKKRGEAKITSPESEDESDEDKGEDTNGAQDRSEEMSDQAPSEGKGSESEEESDEDKGKKKAGSAKSSIKKGSSDKPKTKKVTISKKTSPPPKKLPAKSPDSSKIKNDSSAKKSSVKKKDEAVKKSSIPKKSPSNDSPGKKVLKVKQKPKEDTLDPSDDDLRNSICKILKKVDFNTATFTDILKLLAKEFGTDLAARKSTVKLMIQEELTKLADADDEGDEEDEGNVEKDEKAPSSKGVKAT, from the exons ATGGGTGAGGAAGGTGCGCTGCCGGAAAAGGTCGAGCCTGTGGGTAATGGGAAGGTGGAGGTTCTTGAAAAGGCCAATGTGGAGGGAAAGGCTGAGGGTGTCGAAGATAACAAAGGAGAGCAGCCTGATACAGTGACGGAAATGGAAGAGGATAAACCGGATGAGGAGAAAACTGAGGCTCAGCAAATGGATGTTGATAAAGAAGAGGCCAATGGGGAGAAGGCAGAGGGGGAAACGGTAACAAAAGGAGGAAGAGCTGAAGAAACTGAGAAGCAAGAAGAGGCTGAAGCTGATGAAGAAAAGGAAGAAACTTTGAAAGATGATGGTGGAAAGGAAGACGTGAAGGATGAAAAAATGGGGGAAGAGGCTGAGGAGGATACTGAAAAGGTGACGGAAGAGAAGGTTGAGGAAGATGATGGATCTAAAGACGTGGGAGATAAGCCGGAGGAGCTGAAGGAAGGGAAAGGCTCGAAAAAGCGCCCTAGATCAAAGACTGGTGGTCGGAGAAGTGACAAGACTACAAAAAAGGAACCTGCAGAGGTGAAGAAGGAGACTGAAAAGGTGGAGAAGGAGCAGACAACCCCAACTCCGAAAAAGACAAAAGAACCTAAAACCTCAGTAGGGAAAAAGGAAATTGAGCCCAAGACACCGTCAGCTTTTTCTCTTGAGCGTCCTGTACGCGAAAGAAAATCTGTGGAAAGGTTGGTGGCTACTATTGAGAAGGATGCCTCCAAGGATTTTCGTATTGAAAAG GGTCGTGGAACTGCGCTGAAAGATATTCCAAATG TGGCGTATAAATTGTCAAGAAAGAAGACGGAAGAGACTTTTAAAGTGCTGCATACTATACTCTTTGGAAGGAGAGGAAAG GCTGCTCAAGTGAAACACAACATTTCGAGATTTTCTGGATTTGTTTGGCATGACAATGAG GAAAAGCAAATGAACAAAGTCAAAGAAAAACTTGACAAGTTTGTCAAGGAGAAATTAATAGAGTTCTGTGATGTCCTTGATATTCCAATTTCAAAGACGAGTGCGAAGAAG GAAGATATCATTGTAAAGCTGATGGAATTCTTTATGGAACCTCATGCTACAACCTCTGATTTGCTTGCTGAAAAAGAGCAG GGAACGAAGAGAAAGAGGAGTAGCAAACCAGCATCAGGAAGTGCTACACCAACTAAAGGTTCAGTAAAG AGTCAAAAGAAGGTTGAGAGTGATTCTAAAAAGCGTGGGGAGGCAAAGATCACTTCTCCCGAATCAGAAGATGAATCTGATGAAGATAAAGGGGAAGATACAAATGGTGCTCAGGACAGATCAGAAGAGATGTCTGATCAAGCTCCAAGTGAGGGGAAAGGAAGTGAATCTGAAGAGGAGTCAGATGAGGACAAAGGAAAGAAGAAGGCAGGTTCTGCAAAGTCTTCTATAAAGAAGGGCTCTTCTGATAAGCCCAAGACAAAGAAAGTCACAATCTCTAAAAAGACCAGTCCCCCACCCAAGAAATTACCAGCAAAATCACCAGACAGCTCTAAAATCAAGAACGACTCGAGTGCAAAGAAATCATCAGTTAAAAAGAAGGATGAAGCAGTGAAGAAGTCATCAATCCCAAAGAAGTCACCATCAAATGACAGCCCTG GGAAGAAAGTTCTGAAAGTGAAACAGAAACCCAAGGAAGATACTCTAGACCCAAGTGATGATGATCTTAGAAACTCTATCTGTAAGATCCTGAAGAAGGTTGATTTCAATACG GCAACATTCACCGACATTTTGAAGTTGCTTG CGAAGGAGTTCGGCACTGATCTGGCAGCGAGGAAGTCGACAGTAAAGCTGATGATCCAGGAAGAGCTGACAAAGCTAGCCGATGCTGATGATGAAGGTGATGAGGAGGATGAAGGAAATGTGGAGAAGGACGAAAAAGCTCCTTCCAGTAAAGGTGTCAAGGCAACGTAG
- the LOC121783330 gene encoding uncharacterized protein LOC121783330 isoform X1 yields the protein MDPSLAQSASSAEDEWDTDGFVIPSLEIEDTDQNKTDIPKVEDTKLIKVEVVEKAAKEEEHIYLGPHGAPPSQVKQQEQKSSSRKQRFKQKLKEADRVYSGSGRENKVDSLRELVGEGGKMQATVSKNSTRDWLDPHCHESQFERKHVH from the exons ATGGACCCTTCCCTCGCGCAATCCGCTTCTTCCGCCGAAGATGAGTGGG ACACTGATGGATTTGTAATTCCAAGCTTGGAAATCGAAGATACAGATCAAAACAAAACCGATATCCCAAAAGTAGAAGACACTAAGCTGATCAAAGTTGAGGTAGTAGAAAAG GCTGCAAAGGAAGAAGAGCATATATACCTCGGACCACACGGAGCTCCTCCATCCCAAGTAAAACAGCAGGAACAGAAGTCTTCTAGCCGCAAACAGAGGTTCAAGCAGAAACTCAAGGAAGCCGATAGAGTATACAGTGGAAGCGGGCGAGAGAATAAGGTGGACAGTTTAAGGGAGCTTGTAGGTGAGGGAGGGAAAATGCAGGCGACCGTGTCGAAGAATTCTACTAGGGATTGGCTCGACCCCCACTGTCATGAGTCGCAGTTTGAGAGAAAGCATGTACACTAA